One genomic window of Gracilinema caldarium DSM 7334 includes the following:
- the wbaP gene encoding undecaprenyl-phosphate galactose phosphotransferase WbaP has product MKLADFDIWYRSRYKRTTSGYATFFFIISDLFALFLSFGTGFFIVNLYDLHAINFKSFVTYWPYLPTFILIFYANQLYPGVTLAPAEELRRFFIGSIIGHGAILLTMYLEHQTINYIMIAFIISWFFSYWYLLICRSFTRWLVSKTSFWGIPAVIYGCGASGKLVADRLLEVPSIGYVPVLFLDDDPSVGETYKNIPIIHDTSIGPELVERYNIKMAIVAMPRVDRHRLADILNESVSAFRYNVLIPDFFGLTNMWMSVRDFDGILGLATSQRLLMPWNRLRKRVLDLLLVLVGGILLLPLFLFIALLIKVSSPGPVLYGHTRIGRNGKPFKAYKFRSMVKDADKKLKDLLERDPEARKEWETSFKLKNDPRITPIGKFLRKTSLDEFPQLINVLKNEMSLIGPRPIVEAEIEKYGKHFKRVFAVKPGLTGLWQVSGRSDTDYDERVAFDTYYIQSWSIWLDLWILYKTVGVVFRGKGAY; this is encoded by the coding sequence ATGAAGCTCGCAGATTTTGATATTTGGTACCGTTCTCGTTATAAACGTACTACATCGGGATATGCAACGTTTTTCTTTATTATTTCAGATCTTTTCGCACTTTTTCTCTCTTTTGGAACAGGTTTTTTTATTGTCAATCTTTATGATTTACATGCAATTAATTTTAAATCTTTTGTAACCTATTGGCCCTATTTACCAACTTTTATATTAATTTTTTATGCTAACCAGCTCTACCCTGGTGTAACCCTCGCACCTGCAGAAGAATTACGTCGTTTCTTTATCGGTTCAATAATTGGCCATGGTGCAATTCTGTTAACCATGTATTTAGAGCATCAAACGATCAATTATATCATGATCGCTTTTATTATCAGCTGGTTTTTCTCTTACTGGTACTTGCTTATCTGTCGGTCTTTTACTAGATGGCTTGTTAGTAAAACATCATTCTGGGGTATTCCTGCAGTTATATATGGTTGTGGTGCCTCTGGAAAATTAGTAGCAGACCGACTGCTTGAAGTTCCATCAATTGGTTATGTCCCAGTATTATTTCTTGATGACGATCCTTCAGTAGGTGAAACATATAAAAATATTCCCATTATACATGATACTAGCATAGGGCCAGAACTGGTAGAAAGATACAACATAAAAATGGCTATTGTTGCGATGCCCCGAGTTGATCGTCATCGTTTAGCTGATATTCTTAATGAATCGGTTTCTGCTTTTAGATATAATGTATTAATTCCTGACTTCTTTGGTCTTACCAACATGTGGATGTCGGTACGAGACTTTGATGGCATACTCGGTCTTGCAACCAGTCAGCGACTTCTTATGCCTTGGAACCGACTGCGAAAACGAGTATTAGACCTTCTGTTAGTGCTTGTTGGTGGTATTTTACTTCTGCCATTATTTCTATTTATAGCACTTTTAATAAAAGTTTCATCACCAGGGCCAGTTCTGTACGGTCATACCCGTATCGGTCGAAATGGAAAACCCTTTAAAGCTTATAAATTCCGTTCAATGGTAAAGGATGCTGATAAAAAACTTAAGGACCTTCTTGAAAGAGATCCTGAAGCTAGAAAAGAATGGGAAACGAGCTTTAAACTCAAAAATGATCCACGGATTACTCCAATAGGCAAGTTTTTACGGAAGACTAGCCTAGATGAATTTCCACAGCTTATCAATGTGCTTAAAAATGAAATGAGCCTTATTGGGCCTCGGCCTATTGTTGAGGCTGAAATTGAAAAATATGGAAAACATTTCAAACGAGTTTTTGCAGTTAAACCGGGATTAACAGGTCTCTGGCAGGTTTCAGGACGATCGGATACAGATTATGATGAACGGGTTGCTTTTGATACCTATTATATCCAGAGTTGGTCAATTTGGCTTGATTTATGGATCCTTTATAAAACTGTTGGTGTTGTTTTTAGAGGAAAGGGTGCGTATTAA
- a CDS encoding DUF6675 family protein — MNIKKSNIAILFFITFAPFLFSQNRSLADLYPEKSKDSLNILFSEHGFIQTLEKSTQKPMFEPLLDTPLYFNNIIQQRKPSFVIESARIISLKNTVSLQNIFISLSRVRDLAGRTYKSSSRGKEVPLFETATRIESPRKPTPLEDPRNTIHDVIPSKQVFYILLKDINFGNSYYKIEMQTYDKGLMFILTNAKTLSYGIIPVIGEDRFISVLYIEPLKEGLLLYNQAGAQVNSIISSQVHMPSAIRKRLDVFIDWLVDGLGQ; from the coding sequence ATGAATATAAAAAAAAGTAATATCGCAATTTTATTTTTTATTACCTTTGCTCCTTTTTTATTTTCACAGAATAGATCTCTTGCTGATCTATATCCTGAAAAAAGTAAAGATTCTTTAAATATTCTCTTTTCCGAACATGGCTTTATTCAGACACTGGAAAAATCAACACAAAAGCCAATGTTTGAGCCACTATTAGATACTCCATTATATTTTAATAATATTATTCAACAAAGGAAACCAAGTTTTGTTATAGAATCGGCTCGTATAATTTCATTAAAAAATACGGTCTCTTTACAAAACATTTTTATTTCGCTAAGTAGAGTGCGTGATTTAGCTGGTAGAACTTATAAATCGAGTAGTCGTGGAAAAGAGGTTCCTCTCTTTGAAACCGCTACAAGAATAGAAAGTCCTAGAAAACCAACCCCCTTAGAAGATCCTCGCAATACAATTCATGATGTAATACCCTCAAAACAGGTGTTTTATATTTTGTTAAAAGATATCAATTTTGGAAACTCTTATTATAAAATTGAAATGCAAACCTATGATAAGGGTCTTATGTTTATTTTAACGAATGCAAAAACACTTTCCTATGGTATCATTCCAGTTATTGGTGAAGATCGATTTATTTCTGTTTTATACATAGAACCACTAAAGGAAGGCTTATTACTTTATAACCAAGCTGGAGCCCAAGTAAATTCTATCATCTCCTCCCAGGTGCACATGCCTTCGGCAATTCGTAAACGGCTCGATGTCTTTATTGATTGGTTGGTGGATGGTCTAGGCCAATAA
- a CDS encoding rod-binding protein, with product MNVGAIGSLLVQQSLISESNSTVPVESNAFASLLEKAKNANGDTATKPEKNPSEKIRHAGKAEIDKTSKLYEQCQALEGFLVKNLLEGMRKTVMKSELMDEGFAGKMYEDMLYDQYATNLTKNSGFGLADLAYLELTGQRGKVIGLDHPPTNQ from the coding sequence ATGAATGTAGGAGCGATAGGAAGTCTTTTAGTTCAGCAAAGTCTCATAAGCGAATCGAATAGCACGGTTCCTGTCGAATCGAATGCCTTCGCGAGCCTGCTGGAAAAGGCAAAAAATGCCAATGGGGATACTGCAACAAAGCCGGAGAAAAACCCATCAGAAAAAATAAGACATGCAGGAAAAGCTGAAATTGATAAAACCAGTAAGCTCTATGAACAATGCCAGGCTTTGGAAGGCTTTTTAGTTAAAAATCTTCTTGAGGGCATGCGCAAAACCGTCATGAAATCAGAATTGATGGATGAAGGTTTTGCGGGCAAAATGTATGAGGATATGCTCTACGATCAATACGCAACCAACCTTACGAAAAACAGCGGGTTCGGTTTAGCCGATCTGGCCTATCTGGAACTGACCGGCCAGCGCGGGAAGGTTATTGGCCTAGACCATCCACCAACCAATCAATAA
- the flgG gene encoding flagellar basal-body rod protein FlgG: MVRSLWTGASGMIGQQANIDTISNNLANVNTSGFKKMRADFEDLLYQTIKTAGTPATEETVTPVGVQMGHGVKVSATQRMFTQGALQNTENVSDFAIQGDGFFRIQMYDGSYAYTRDGAFKIDSDGRLVTSNGYHVLPDVVLPEGFIPETLSVSQDGRITVKVPGQDDPIQVGQMELYRFPNPVGLTAVGENLFKVTNASGNPIAGRPGFDGMGKIVHKFLEMSNVSVVREMVNLIVAQRAYEFNSKTIQTSDNMLGIATGLKR, encoded by the coding sequence ATGGTTAGAAGTCTATGGACCGGTGCGTCCGGTATGATTGGTCAGCAGGCAAATATTGATACCATTTCCAACAATCTGGCTAACGTGAACACCTCTGGTTTTAAGAAAATGCGGGCCGATTTTGAGGATCTCTTATACCAGACGATAAAAACTGCTGGCACCCCTGCTACGGAAGAGACGGTAACCCCCGTCGGTGTTCAGATGGGCCATGGTGTCAAGGTATCCGCAACCCAACGGATGTTCACCCAGGGAGCCCTGCAGAATACAGAAAACGTTTCAGATTTTGCAATTCAGGGCGACGGTTTTTTCCGCATTCAAATGTATGACGGCAGTTATGCCTATACCCGGGACGGTGCATTTAAAATAGACAGTGATGGCCGCCTGGTAACCTCTAATGGATACCATGTTTTGCCCGATGTGGTGCTGCCCGAAGGCTTTATACCGGAAACCCTAAGCGTCTCCCAGGATGGTCGTATCACCGTGAAGGTTCCCGGCCAGGATGACCCCATCCAGGTGGGACAGATGGAGCTGTACCGTTTTCCCAACCCGGTGGGACTTACCGCCGTTGGCGAAAACCTCTTCAAGGTGACCAACGCTTCTGGAAATCCCATTGCTGGCCGTCCAGGATTCGATGGCATGGGAAAAATCGTACACAAGTTCCTTGAAATGTCCAATGTTTCAGTGGTGCGGGAAATGGTAAACCTGATTGTCGCTCAGCGGGCTTATGAGTTTAACTCAAAGACCATCCAGACCAGCGACAATATGCTTGGGATTGCTACAGGTTTAAAGCGGTAG
- the flgF gene encoding flagellar basal-body rod protein FlgF → MIRGWYTGASGMTAQQYRLDAVSNNLANVDVDGYKKDIAVHKAFPELLMRRLNDDGVYQHPFGSADVAPIIGKIGTGVELNELFTSFEQGAMKETENDFDLALDGKGFFSVATPYGERYTRNGSFQLGKEGYLETKEGYPVLGENGPIRVKANNFKVDKDGRIWVNADYPDDPEVFASKETNTWQNTVLLDTLKIVNFENDRYLQKQGSSLYRETDFSGPARIIEAGQRPKVEQGFVEASNVNPVTEMVQMIEVNRAYEANQKVVQAEDAMLGKLINEVVRV, encoded by the coding sequence GTGATTAGAGGTTGGTATACCGGCGCCAGCGGCATGACCGCACAGCAATACAGGCTCGATGCGGTATCGAATAATCTGGCCAATGTGGATGTGGATGGCTATAAAAAGGACATTGCGGTTCATAAGGCATTCCCGGAACTGCTGATGCGGCGTCTTAACGATGACGGCGTGTATCAACATCCCTTTGGTTCTGCGGACGTAGCCCCCATTATTGGTAAAATAGGTACCGGTGTGGAATTAAATGAACTCTTTACCAGCTTTGAGCAGGGGGCCATGAAGGAAACCGAGAATGACTTTGACCTTGCCTTGGACGGGAAGGGCTTTTTCAGCGTAGCTACCCCCTATGGGGAACGGTATACGAGAAACGGGTCCTTCCAGCTGGGGAAAGAGGGGTATCTGGAAACAAAGGAAGGTTATCCAGTTCTGGGCGAAAATGGCCCCATACGGGTTAAGGCTAACAATTTTAAGGTAGATAAGGATGGCCGGATCTGGGTAAATGCGGATTATCCTGATGATCCGGAAGTGTTTGCTTCAAAAGAAACCAATACCTGGCAGAATACGGTGCTGCTGGACACGCTTAAAATTGTCAATTTTGAAAATGACCGGTATTTGCAAAAACAGGGATCCAGCCTGTACAGGGAAACAGATTTTTCAGGACCTGCTCGCATTATAGAAGCAGGACAGCGGCCTAAGGTAGAACAGGGATTTGTAGAAGCCAGCAATGTAAATCCAGTTACCGAAATGGTACAGATGATCGAAGTAAACCGGGCCTATGAGGCAAACCAGAAGGTTGTCCAGGCAGAAGACGCCATGCTCGGGAAATTGATAAACGAAGTGGTGCGAGTGTAG
- a CDS encoding DMT family transporter, with product MAASLKNQHIPGRQEQGKGITAIFFCALLWSTSGLLIKLIPWHPLVISGSRSFIAFLFILVVRFIQKPTHFGKRRKLYTVLGALSYGATMILFVLANKLTSSANVILLQYIAPVWAALLGWLFIKEKPRKEHWLALGAVAVGLMIFFKDSIVSGQGTPVIQGDIKPLLGNIIAVISGITFALYSVFMRLEKDGRPEDTILIAHLGTAIFCLPFFILHPPTLSAITLGSVFGLGVFQIGLASLLFAYGIRRVTAVQSMLTAVIEPVMNPVWVFLATGEHPGPATLAGGTVILTAVVLSSIWSNRKAKT from the coding sequence ATGGCAGCATCATTGAAAAACCAGCATATTCCGGGACGACAAGAACAGGGGAAGGGAATCACGGCCATCTTTTTCTGTGCCCTCCTCTGGAGTACCAGTGGCTTGCTCATCAAACTGATTCCCTGGCATCCCTTAGTCATATCCGGAAGTCGAAGTTTTATCGCATTTCTTTTTATCCTTGTAGTTCGCTTTATTCAAAAACCAACACATTTTGGAAAAAGACGAAAGTTATATACCGTTCTTGGAGCCCTGTCTTACGGCGCAACAATGATCCTCTTTGTACTGGCCAATAAGCTCACCAGTTCTGCCAATGTGATATTACTCCAGTATATAGCCCCGGTGTGGGCTGCCCTGCTGGGATGGCTGTTCATAAAAGAAAAGCCACGGAAAGAACACTGGCTTGCCCTGGGGGCTGTTGCGGTGGGCCTGATGATATTTTTTAAAGACAGCATTGTATCCGGACAGGGAACCCCTGTGATTCAAGGTGATATCAAGCCCCTTCTAGGAAATATCATAGCGGTAATCTCTGGAATTACCTTTGCCCTCTACTCGGTTTTTATGAGGCTCGAAAAGGATGGGAGACCTGAAGATACCATCCTGATTGCCCATCTGGGGACAGCCATCTTCTGTTTACCCTTTTTTATACTGCATCCGCCGACCCTGAGTGCGATTACCCTTGGTTCGGTCTTTGGGCTCGGGGTGTTTCAGATAGGGCTGGCATCCCTCCTTTTTGCCTATGGAATTCGCCGGGTAACAGCGGTCCAGTCCATGCTGACCGCTGTGATAGAACCGGTTATGAATCCTGTTTGGGTATTCCTAGCAACTGGCGAACATCCAGGACCGGCGACCCTAGCGGGCGGAACGGTTATTCTTACCGCCGTCGTCCTTTCATCAATATGGAGTAATCGGAAAGCTAAAACATAA
- the metA gene encoding homoserine O-acetyltransferase MetA: MPIKIPAALPAYETLKQENVFVMTEARAEHQDIRPLQIAIVNLMPTTIDTEIQLLRLLGNTPIQVDVTLLRMGSHESRNAPPGHLERFYVTFEQVMHNRYDGLIITGAPVETLPFEEVDYWDELVSVIDYSHDHVWSTLHICWGAQAGLYRRYGIEKQQLPEKLFGIFPHKVHNPRNMLFRGFDDEFLAPQSRHTESIQETIRKHPALSVESESDDAGIFIVTAREGREIYVTGHLEYDPLTLDKEYRRDVAKGLPIRVPRNYYPDDDPARPPVVRWRAHAHLFFSNWINYVYQETPYDLATLE, from the coding sequence ATGCCGATTAAGATCCCCGCAGCCCTGCCTGCCTATGAAACGCTCAAACAGGAAAATGTCTTTGTTATGACCGAAGCTCGGGCGGAACATCAGGATATACGGCCCCTGCAGATTGCTATAGTAAACCTGATGCCCACCACGATCGATACGGAAATACAACTACTCCGGCTTTTAGGAAATACTCCCATTCAGGTTGATGTAACCCTGCTCCGTATGGGGAGCCATGAGTCCCGCAATGCGCCGCCGGGACATCTGGAACGGTTTTATGTTACTTTCGAGCAGGTGATGCATAACCGGTATGATGGGCTTATTATTACCGGTGCTCCTGTGGAAACCTTACCCTTTGAGGAAGTGGATTACTGGGATGAACTCGTATCGGTAATTGATTACAGCCACGATCATGTGTGGTCAACCCTCCATATCTGCTGGGGTGCCCAGGCAGGTTTGTACCGACGTTATGGTATAGAAAAACAACAACTACCGGAAAAGCTTTTTGGTATCTTTCCCCATAAGGTTCATAATCCGCGAAATATGCTGTTTCGTGGTTTTGATGATGAATTCCTTGCTCCTCAGTCACGGCATACGGAAAGTATTCAGGAGACTATCCGCAAGCATCCGGCTTTATCGGTAGAATCGGAGAGTGATGATGCGGGGATTTTTATCGTTACTGCCCGGGAGGGGAGGGAAATTTATGTAACCGGTCACCTGGAATACGATCCCCTTACCCTGGATAAGGAATACCGGCGGGATGTCGCCAAGGGACTACCCATCAGGGTACCCCGAAATTACTATCCCGATGATGATCCTGCCCGCCCACCGGTAGTCCGCTGGCGGGCCCATGCACACCTGTTTTTCTCGAACTGGATAAACTATGTATATCAGGAGACCCCCTATGATTTGGCAACTCTGGAATGA
- a CDS encoding ATP-dependent RNA helicase has translation MTIQERLSQTALPLVPWLPDIVRTLQEKRRLILRSEPGSGKSTLVPLALLEQPGSIVMLEPRRIAAIGIANRMAELLEEPVGQTVGYAVRMERRVSAATRIEVLTEGLLVRRLQSNPELPGVSTIIFDEFHERSLFTDLSFALVLDLCRIKSDLKILVMSATLDCGAIAERINESEGREGPDRVPILECPGNLFPIETEYQSLKIGESTVQCCARTLHNLIDEMTTQGGSRGSSYVSHQRDAAKGLDSQHKPAILVFLPGKGEIRSVVEVLGDVGPEWEVLPLHGSLPLAEQRRVLQGAGPGKGRIILSTNIAETSLTVPDVSIVVDTGLVRLQRYHLRTGMDRLSLDLASTQSVDQRRGRAGRLGPGRCIRLWAPQDERPAFAEPEIRRLDLASLVLECALWGAAEPENLPWLEMPPRPAWDGAKQLLIDLGALDRQGKPTQRGKQIAYLALHPRLAMLALAGLEGGNPVLGAVLAALLSERDPSGIENEADIRLRLEAFSDASQRVRFRFVIDLAEDILNRLGRHEHHTTQETETTQSMPSGTKNQSFNKDTSGQFFHCTQAMMEEAGELLARAFPDRIGKRQESGVYRFMSGREASLRGRLIHSEWVVAPDMDAGDRNGVIYLAAPLPEPLAMELLAPHVSKELSIIWNGLVPKARETTMAGRLVIREEIRKCDPAELKGALPALLKREGLDILPWDEEAEAYTGSQQLRGQQPHHGPRQKATARQLLDRIRFWIQHQSGEDGPQRSRQWTDESLIAEADEWLGPFIWNGKSNGSGPIITASSLYHALTERLGWTALHHLDESVPPLFISPAGTARWIDYHSGEPIVSLKIQEVYGLSESPLIMGIPLTFELLSPAGRPIQITRDLGHFWTGSYAEVRKEMRGRYPKHDWPEDPSHAPAHTQVHSRVAKS, from the coding sequence ATGACGATACAGGAACGACTCTCACAAACCGCCCTACCGCTGGTTCCATGGCTTCCCGACATTGTCAGAACCCTCCAAGAAAAGAGGCGGCTCATCCTTCGATCTGAGCCCGGAAGCGGTAAATCTACCCTGGTTCCTTTAGCCCTCTTGGAACAACCCGGTTCAATCGTCATGCTGGAACCCCGGCGTATCGCCGCCATAGGCATCGCAAACCGCATGGCCGAACTCCTGGAAGAACCGGTTGGTCAAACTGTGGGCTATGCGGTCCGTATGGAACGTCGTGTATCGGCAGCCACCAGAATAGAAGTGCTCACCGAAGGGCTTTTAGTCCGTCGCCTCCAGAGCAATCCTGAACTGCCTGGGGTCTCCACCATTATTTTTGATGAATTTCATGAACGATCCCTTTTTACGGACCTTTCCTTTGCTCTCGTGCTGGATCTGTGCCGGATTAAGTCGGATCTTAAGATTCTGGTCATGTCAGCAACGCTGGACTGTGGCGCCATAGCAGAACGGATCAATGAAAGCGAGGGCAGAGAAGGGCCAGATCGGGTCCCCATACTGGAGTGTCCCGGGAACCTGTTCCCCATCGAAACCGAGTACCAATCCCTAAAAATAGGCGAGTCGACGGTCCAATGCTGTGCAAGAACCCTTCATAATCTTATTGATGAAATGACCACCCAGGGCGGATCCAGGGGTTCATCCTATGTCAGCCACCAAAGGGACGCTGCAAAGGGCTTGGACAGCCAACATAAGCCGGCCATCCTTGTCTTTCTTCCGGGTAAAGGTGAAATTCGATCTGTGGTAGAGGTGCTTGGTGATGTTGGGCCTGAGTGGGAAGTGCTCCCCCTTCATGGGAGCCTACCATTAGCTGAACAGCGGCGGGTTCTCCAGGGAGCTGGGCCTGGAAAGGGGCGGATCATTTTGTCGACTAACATTGCCGAAACAAGCCTTACCGTACCGGACGTATCCATTGTGGTAGACACAGGCCTGGTACGGCTTCAACGATACCATCTGAGGACTGGTATGGACCGTTTAAGCCTGGATCTGGCCAGCACCCAATCGGTCGACCAGCGGCGGGGCCGGGCGGGGCGGCTTGGTCCGGGCCGCTGCATCCGCCTCTGGGCTCCCCAGGATGAACGGCCTGCCTTTGCAGAACCGGAAATCCGCAGGCTCGACCTGGCTTCGCTGGTTCTGGAATGCGCCCTCTGGGGAGCCGCTGAACCGGAGAACCTTCCCTGGCTTGAAATGCCGCCCCGCCCGGCCTGGGATGGGGCGAAACAACTGCTCATAGATCTGGGAGCCCTTGACAGGCAAGGCAAGCCCACCCAAAGGGGCAAACAGATAGCCTATCTGGCGCTGCACCCTCGGCTTGCCATGCTTGCTCTGGCAGGTCTGGAAGGGGGAAACCCCGTTCTAGGAGCTGTCCTGGCGGCCCTGCTTTCTGAACGGGATCCTTCGGGCATAGAAAACGAAGCGGATATCCGGCTCAGGCTGGAAGCTTTTTCTGATGCCTCTCAGCGGGTCCGATTCAGATTTGTTATTGACCTGGCAGAGGATATACTGAACCGACTCGGCCGCCACGAGCACCATACAACACAGGAAACTGAGACTACACAAAGCATGCCATCGGGTACTAAAAATCAGAGCTTTAACAAAGATACCAGTGGACAATTTTTTCATTGTACTCAAGCGATGATGGAAGAGGCTGGTGAACTCCTCGCACGGGCTTTCCCTGATAGGATTGGTAAACGACAGGAGAGCGGTGTCTATCGTTTTATGTCAGGCCGAGAAGCTAGCCTACGGGGAAGGCTCATCCATAGCGAATGGGTTGTAGCCCCCGATATGGATGCGGGAGATCGCAACGGTGTCATCTATCTGGCCGCGCCTCTTCCAGAGCCTCTGGCCATGGAACTGCTTGCACCCCATGTTTCAAAAGAACTCAGCATTATCTGGAACGGGCTCGTCCCAAAAGCACGGGAAACCACAATGGCAGGGCGTCTGGTGATCCGGGAAGAAATTAGAAAATGTGATCCTGCCGAGCTAAAAGGAGCTCTACCTGCTCTCCTCAAACGGGAGGGCTTGGATATTCTTCCCTGGGACGAAGAGGCCGAAGCCTATACAGGAAGTCAACAGCTCAGGGGGCAACAGCCTCATCATGGTCCACGGCAGAAAGCCACAGCCCGCCAGCTGCTCGACAGAATTCGTTTTTGGATTCAGCATCAAAGCGGTGAAGATGGACCACAGCGGAGCCGCCAGTGGACCGATGAAAGTCTCATTGCCGAGGCAGATGAATGGCTTGGACCCTTTATATGGAATGGGAAATCAAACGGCTCAGGTCCTATTATCACCGCAAGTTCCCTCTACCATGCCCTTACAGAACGACTTGGCTGGACAGCGCTCCACCATCTGGATGAGTCCGTTCCACCCCTCTTTATCAGTCCTGCAGGGACGGCCCGCTGGATCGATTATCACTCGGGGGAACCGATAGTATCCCTTAAAATTCAGGAAGTCTACGGTTTATCAGAATCTCCCCTTATTATGGGTATACCGCTTACCTTTGAATTGCTTTCTCCAGCGGGCCGTCCTATCCAGATAACCCGAGATTTAGGCCATTTTTGGACCGGTTCCTACGCCGAAGTACGAAAGGAGATGCGAGGCCGCTATCCCAAACATGACTGGCCTGAAGACCCAAGCCATGCCCCGGCGCACACCCAGGTTCATTCCAGAGTTGCCAAATCATAG